A genomic window from Rhodococcus sp. KBS0724 includes:
- a CDS encoding acyl-CoA dehydrogenase family protein → MWPELAREIADTVLFPVADSVDADGEIPSSHFDALAADGFYGLAALGEDGPSAAELVEVVETLCGGCLATAFTWMQHHGVVGALASTTNTALHEQYWDGLVSGELQGGVAYAGAIPRPPLLWARRVDHGYVLDGIAPFVTGWGIVDVLLVSARDEFDNSIVHSVVQATDTLGLSIEELPLIAARGSNTVRIAFDGFAVPDTRVTAVVDDEQFQNSQLPGLWFNGAMAMGVARRAMAELADLGVDAEPFHGQAELARAHLDSALAGNADMSAARAGASELAVRVAAALVTATGSRSLVGSNTAERLMREATFTLVAATRPGIKTALVERLRD, encoded by the coding sequence ATGTGGCCGGAACTTGCGCGCGAGATCGCCGATACCGTTCTGTTCCCCGTCGCCGACAGCGTCGACGCGGACGGCGAAATTCCCAGCAGTCATTTCGACGCGCTCGCGGCCGACGGGTTCTACGGTCTGGCCGCGCTGGGCGAGGACGGACCATCGGCGGCCGAGCTTGTCGAGGTTGTCGAAACACTGTGCGGCGGTTGCCTCGCGACCGCATTCACCTGGATGCAGCATCACGGCGTCGTCGGCGCCTTGGCATCGACCACCAACACCGCATTGCACGAGCAGTACTGGGACGGGCTCGTCAGCGGAGAACTCCAGGGTGGTGTGGCCTACGCCGGCGCCATCCCCCGACCTCCACTGTTGTGGGCGCGCCGCGTCGATCACGGATACGTCCTCGACGGGATAGCCCCGTTTGTCACCGGTTGGGGAATAGTCGACGTTCTTCTCGTATCCGCCCGCGACGAATTCGACAATTCCATCGTCCACTCGGTTGTCCAGGCAACCGACACCCTCGGCCTGTCGATCGAAGAACTCCCCCTGATCGCCGCTCGCGGAAGCAACACCGTCCGAATAGCTTTCGACGGTTTTGCCGTCCCCGACACCCGCGTCACCGCAGTTGTCGACGACGAGCAGTTCCAGAACAGTCAACTGCCCGGCCTGTGGTTCAACGGAGCCATGGCGATGGGGGTCGCGCGGCGCGCAATGGCAGAGTTGGCGGATCTCGGAGTCGACGCGGAACCGTTCCACGGCCAAGCCGAACTGGCGCGTGCACACCTCGACAGTGCCCTGGCGGGCAACGCCGACATGTCTGCCGCCCGCGCCGGGGCCTCCGAGCTCGCAGTCCGAGTAGCCGCGGCTCTCGTCACCGCCACCGGCTCTCGCTCGCTGGTGGGCAGCAACACAGCCGAACGTCTGATGCGTGAAGCCACCTTCACACTGGTAGCCGCCACCCGCCCCGGCATCAAGACTGCCCTGGTCGAACGCCTGCGCGATTAG
- a CDS encoding N-formylglutamate amidohydrolase encodes MNSVMNSLANDGAPVLIPAGTIFTPDDLTFYSDRESRTLDDAIAGADLLVSCPHSGSAIPEELAEFLAPEFTRRLQFDFTDMSTSAIVRRWAEIDPRIVYVENPHPRMIRDPNRAKPENLEASLREAFARVHEAGAGNKVDLTGVDAVRPVTFSFYPLLLEPTDDAGWKRLADTFTETAEHGLRVYETTRDALIESMTEKSFELGRSFATLSFHDTMNHTTRRDGAVNVLRPEEDRLPDVVALSNRGDHDGNRRGDNPVTMDPELIRALAAAHRKGFHVDDPGAVALNQPYLGSFEIIAAGARFAEQSARADAAGITLSAVQAEFKREFLLGDALAAHIMEPGVDWPNSDPERVDQLAHACKASWDHYRDS; translated from the coding sequence ATGAACAGTGTCATGAACAGTCTTGCGAACGACGGTGCACCTGTACTCATTCCGGCCGGAACCATCTTCACTCCGGACGATCTGACGTTCTACTCCGATCGTGAATCACGCACACTCGACGACGCGATCGCGGGCGCCGATCTTCTTGTGAGCTGCCCGCATTCGGGTTCGGCCATCCCGGAAGAGCTCGCCGAGTTTCTGGCACCCGAGTTCACCAGGCGCCTGCAGTTCGATTTCACCGACATGTCGACCAGCGCGATCGTGCGTCGGTGGGCCGAGATCGATCCGCGCATCGTGTACGTGGAGAATCCTCATCCGCGCATGATCCGCGACCCCAATCGCGCGAAACCGGAAAATCTGGAAGCCTCACTGCGCGAAGCATTTGCACGTGTTCATGAAGCTGGAGCGGGTAACAAGGTCGACCTCACGGGTGTCGACGCCGTCCGCCCCGTCACGTTCTCCTTCTACCCGTTGCTGCTGGAACCGACCGACGACGCAGGATGGAAGCGTCTGGCCGACACGTTCACCGAGACAGCCGAACACGGTTTGCGAGTCTACGAAACAACTCGTGACGCTCTGATCGAATCCATGACGGAGAAGAGTTTCGAGCTGGGTCGATCCTTCGCAACCTTGTCATTCCACGACACGATGAACCACACCACCCGGCGAGACGGTGCCGTCAATGTGCTTCGCCCCGAGGAGGATCGGCTCCCTGACGTTGTGGCACTGTCCAATCGCGGTGATCACGACGGCAATCGACGCGGCGACAATCCCGTGACAATGGACCCCGAACTCATTCGAGCGCTCGCGGCCGCACATCGCAAGGGATTTCACGTCGACGATCCGGGCGCCGTCGCACTCAATCAGCCGTATCTCGGCAGCTTCGAGATCATCGCAGCGGGTGCGCGATTCGCCGAGCAGTCGGCACGCGCGGATGCTGCCGGCATCACACTCAGCGCCGTGCAGGCAGAGTTCAAACGCGAATTCCTGCTCGGCGATGCCCTCGCCGCGCACATCATGGAACCGGGCGTCGACTGGCCGAACTCCGATCCGGAGCGGGTGGACCAGCTCGCCCACGCGTGCAAGGCGAGCTGGGACCACTACCGCGACAGCTAG
- a CDS encoding anaerobic C4-dicarboxylate transporter family protein, whose translation MEAVIIVLELIVVLGAIVMGTRSSGVALGLWGGAGVAVLVFVFGEDVGSPPVDALLIVLSVVLASSMMQAAGGIDWMVTIAAKLIESRPKQITLIAPLVSFLFSVGAGTSNILYPLLPVIYDVSYKNGVRPSRPLSLSVVSTGVALACSPVSAAMAAMVTLTDVSPYDFELIDIIKITFPAAVIGIIISSFAVNRLGKELADDPEVQAKLKSGELAGPGAAATTELVSTKTGRNAALIFLAGVLAIVIFGLFKGIRPEAADGSPLGMTPIIEMLMFLVGTLILLVCRPNVADVPTSTVFRAGMVSAIALFGLAWLTDTFISAHLELITSTVGDLVSAAPWIFALGVFLVCVLTTSQSTATRTIVPIGLAAGIAPGLLTGMWAGAFAGIYLLPTNGSQIAAANFDLSGSTKLGTKLVDHSFFLPTIILAVTTIIAGAIFGVVLG comes from the coding sequence ATGGAAGCTGTAATTATTGTTCTTGAGCTCATAGTGGTGCTCGGGGCAATCGTCATGGGCACTCGATCGAGTGGTGTTGCGCTCGGCCTGTGGGGCGGTGCGGGCGTCGCCGTCCTTGTGTTCGTGTTCGGGGAGGACGTAGGTTCGCCGCCGGTCGACGCTCTTCTGATCGTGCTGTCCGTCGTTCTCGCGTCGTCGATGATGCAGGCAGCGGGCGGTATCGACTGGATGGTCACCATCGCGGCCAAACTGATCGAATCCAGGCCCAAACAGATCACCTTGATCGCGCCATTGGTGTCGTTTCTGTTCTCGGTCGGCGCCGGAACGTCCAACATTCTGTATCCGCTGCTGCCCGTGATCTACGACGTGTCGTACAAGAACGGGGTGCGTCCTTCGCGGCCGCTGTCACTGTCCGTGGTCTCGACCGGTGTTGCGCTGGCGTGTAGCCCGGTTTCAGCGGCCATGGCGGCGATGGTGACGTTGACGGACGTGTCGCCCTACGATTTCGAGCTCATCGACATCATCAAGATCACCTTCCCGGCAGCGGTGATCGGCATCATCATCTCGTCGTTCGCGGTGAACCGTCTCGGCAAGGAATTGGCCGACGATCCTGAGGTGCAGGCAAAGCTGAAGTCCGGCGAACTGGCCGGCCCCGGCGCTGCGGCCACCACCGAACTGGTTTCGACCAAGACCGGCCGCAACGCTGCGCTGATCTTCCTCGCGGGTGTTCTGGCGATCGTGATCTTCGGACTCTTCAAGGGAATTCGCCCCGAAGCCGCCGACGGCTCTCCGCTGGGAATGACCCCGATCATCGAGATGCTGATGTTCCTGGTCGGAACCCTCATCCTGCTCGTGTGCAGGCCCAACGTTGCCGACGTTCCGACATCGACGGTGTTCCGCGCCGGTATGGTCTCGGCGATTGCACTGTTCGGTCTCGCGTGGCTCACCGATACGTTCATCAGCGCTCACTTGGAACTGATCACCAGCACCGTTGGCGACTTGGTCAGCGCCGCACCGTGGATCTTCGCGCTCGGTGTCTTCCTGGTGTGTGTGCTCACCACCAGCCAGTCGACCGCTACCAGGACCATTGTGCCGATCGGACTCGCGGCCGGTATCGCCCCTGGCCTGCTCACCGGTATGTGGGCCGGAGCGTTTGCCGGTATCTATCTGCTGCCCACAAACGGTTCGCAGATCGCGGCCGCGAACTTCGACCTCTCCGGCAGCACGAAGCTCGGTACCAAGCTCGTTGACCACTCGTTCTTCCTGCCGACGATAATCCTGGCCGTGACCACGATTATCGCCGGCGCGATATTCGGAGTGGTGCTCGGCTAG
- a CDS encoding ATP-dependent helicase codes for MTDVLEKFSPATREWFDGAFSAPTPAQLGAWESIASGAHTLVVAPTGSGKTLSAFLWALDQLAARDDNHRTTKVLYISPLKALGVDVERNLRAPLVGITQTAKRLGLTPPEITVGVRSGDTSPADRRSLIKRPPDILITTPESLFLMLTSAARETLAGVDTVIVDEVHAVAGTKRGSHLALSLERLDALLESPAQRIGLSATVRPHEEVGRFLSGSAPIRIVAPPAAKTFDLTVRVPVEDMTELGIATPADGSESPTPQAGSIWPHVEEQIVDLVLEHRSSIVFANSRRLAERLTARLNEIHAERTGVAVDKMPKPPSQIGTPTEVNFGAEPLLARAHHGSVSKDQRAIIEDDLKSGRLRCVVATSSLELGIDMGAVDLVIQVEAPPSVASGLQRVGRAGHQVGEISRGVVFPKHRTDLIHCAVTVERMVEGKIEALAVPANPLDILAQQTVAATALEPIDVDDWFDTVRRSGSFATLPRSAYESTLDLLAGRYPSDEFAELRPRLVWDREANTLTGRPGAQRLAVTSGGAIPDRGLFTVYMVGERASRVGELDEEMVYESRVGDVFALGATSWRIEEITFDRVLVSPAYGQPGRLPFWHGDGLGRPAELGQALGQFVRETALGNEADVVERCRIGGLDHNATTNLIQLVGEQKNATGQVPSDRTLVVERFRDELGDWRLVLHSPYGQRVHAPWALAIGARLQERYGVDSSPTASDDGIIIRLPDTENDPPGAELFAFDVEDIEDLVTQEVGGSALFASRFRECAARALLLPRRNPGKRAPLWQQRQRSAQLLDVARKFPTFPILLETVRECLQDVYDLPALMELLGKIAKRQIRIVDVETASPSPFASALLFSYVGAFMYEGDSPLAERRAAALSLDSTLLAELLGRVELRELLDGSVIEQAERELQRLVPERKAKDLEGVADLLRMLGPLTTEEVAARSLEDPHAWLETLVSDKRALHVSFAGQQWWTAIEDSARLRDGLGVPLPIGVPAAFIEPVDQPLEDLLSRYARTHGPFTLADAAARFGIGVSVARDVLGRLALEKRVLEGEFRPGSAGSEWCDAEVLRRLRRRSLAAARADVEPVSTATLGRFLPSWQHVGGTLRGIDGVATVVDQLAGVPIPASALESLILPSRIPDYSPAMLDELTSTGEVLWSGSGAISAKDGWVVLHPADLAPATLNPPADTDVSDLQRQVLDVLTAGGAYFFRQLADALDNPEDGALTTALWELVWLGHIGNDTLAPLRALLSDTTRTTTSHRAPRRVPRARPYRRMMRPAVPARTGPATAAGRWFLLPAAEPDPTVRAHATADLLLERYGVVTRGSVVSENVPGGFALIYKVLSTFEDNGRARRGYFVDTLGGAQFSTPAVVDRLRTFGESIEGRHTSSATLTLAACDPANPYGAALPWPASNAEESPGHRPGRKAGALVVLVEGELVLYVERGGRTILTFTDDPGVLRTAATSLAQIVKNRSVEKIVVEKVNGETIHGNNFAPVLVEAGFAATPRGFRLRS; via the coding sequence GTGACCGACGTCCTCGAAAAGTTCTCGCCCGCGACACGAGAATGGTTCGACGGTGCCTTCAGCGCCCCAACACCGGCTCAACTCGGCGCGTGGGAATCCATAGCAAGCGGCGCGCACACCCTCGTCGTAGCGCCCACCGGATCCGGCAAGACACTGTCCGCTTTTCTGTGGGCACTCGACCAGTTGGCTGCGCGGGACGACAATCACCGCACCACCAAGGTGCTGTACATCTCACCGCTCAAGGCACTCGGGGTGGATGTCGAGCGCAATCTCCGCGCGCCGTTGGTCGGCATCACCCAAACCGCCAAACGCCTCGGTCTCACGCCGCCCGAAATCACCGTCGGCGTCCGCTCCGGTGACACCTCCCCCGCCGATCGACGCTCGTTGATCAAACGGCCGCCGGACATCCTCATCACGACGCCGGAATCGCTGTTCCTGATGCTCACCTCCGCGGCCCGCGAGACGCTGGCCGGCGTCGACACCGTCATCGTCGACGAGGTCCACGCCGTAGCCGGAACCAAACGCGGCTCGCATCTTGCTCTGTCGCTGGAGCGTCTCGACGCACTACTCGAGTCCCCTGCTCAGCGCATCGGTTTGTCCGCGACCGTCCGCCCCCACGAAGAAGTGGGACGATTCCTTTCGGGGTCCGCGCCCATCAGGATCGTTGCGCCGCCGGCCGCCAAGACCTTCGACCTCACCGTCCGTGTTCCCGTCGAGGACATGACCGAACTGGGCATCGCGACACCGGCTGACGGTTCCGAATCCCCGACGCCCCAAGCAGGTTCCATCTGGCCACACGTCGAGGAGCAGATAGTCGATCTTGTCCTCGAACACCGTTCGTCCATCGTGTTCGCCAACTCCCGGCGGCTCGCCGAGCGGTTGACGGCTCGGCTCAACGAAATCCACGCCGAGAGAACCGGTGTTGCAGTCGACAAAATGCCGAAGCCACCGTCACAGATCGGCACACCCACCGAAGTCAATTTCGGTGCCGAACCGCTCCTCGCACGCGCTCACCACGGTTCGGTCAGCAAAGATCAGCGCGCCATCATCGAAGACGACCTCAAGTCAGGGCGATTGCGGTGCGTCGTCGCGACCAGCAGCCTCGAACTCGGAATCGACATGGGCGCAGTCGATCTGGTTATCCAGGTCGAGGCGCCGCCGTCGGTTGCGAGTGGACTCCAGCGCGTCGGCCGGGCCGGGCACCAGGTCGGCGAGATATCCCGCGGTGTGGTGTTTCCGAAACATCGAACCGATCTCATTCACTGCGCCGTAACCGTCGAGCGCATGGTCGAAGGCAAGATCGAAGCCCTGGCCGTTCCTGCCAATCCGCTCGATATACTGGCGCAGCAGACGGTGGCGGCCACCGCACTCGAACCCATCGACGTCGACGACTGGTTCGACACCGTCCGCCGAAGTGGTTCGTTTGCAACACTTCCCCGCTCCGCGTACGAATCCACGCTCGATCTGCTGGCCGGCCGGTACCCCTCGGACGAGTTTGCCGAACTGCGTCCACGCCTGGTCTGGGATCGCGAAGCCAACACACTCACCGGGCGTCCCGGGGCTCAGCGTCTGGCCGTCACCTCCGGCGGCGCCATCCCCGACCGCGGCCTCTTCACCGTCTACATGGTGGGTGAGCGTGCTTCGAGAGTCGGCGAACTCGACGAGGAAATGGTCTACGAATCCCGCGTCGGCGACGTCTTCGCCCTGGGCGCGACCAGTTGGCGCATCGAGGAAATCACCTTCGATCGTGTTCTGGTCAGCCCCGCCTACGGACAACCGGGGCGCCTCCCCTTCTGGCACGGTGACGGTCTCGGACGGCCGGCAGAACTCGGCCAGGCTCTCGGCCAGTTCGTCCGCGAGACCGCGCTCGGCAACGAGGCCGACGTGGTCGAACGCTGCCGAATCGGCGGCCTCGATCACAACGCCACCACCAACCTCATCCAACTGGTGGGCGAGCAGAAAAACGCGACCGGGCAGGTACCGTCGGATCGCACATTGGTGGTCGAGCGGTTCCGCGACGAACTCGGTGACTGGCGCCTGGTCCTGCACTCCCCGTACGGCCAGCGGGTGCACGCTCCGTGGGCGCTTGCCATCGGCGCACGGCTGCAGGAACGATACGGCGTGGATTCCAGCCCCACCGCCTCCGACGACGGCATCATCATCCGTCTCCCGGACACCGAGAACGATCCACCCGGCGCCGAACTCTTTGCATTCGACGTCGAGGACATCGAAGACCTGGTCACCCAAGAAGTCGGCGGGTCCGCGCTGTTTGCTTCACGGTTTCGTGAATGTGCCGCTCGCGCACTGCTTCTGCCCCGCCGAAATCCCGGCAAGCGCGCACCGCTGTGGCAGCAGCGTCAGCGCAGCGCCCAACTCCTCGACGTGGCTCGCAAGTTTCCGACGTTCCCGATCCTGCTCGAGACTGTGCGCGAATGCCTCCAGGACGTCTACGACCTTCCGGCGCTCATGGAACTTCTCGGCAAGATCGCCAAACGTCAGATCCGCATCGTCGATGTCGAGACGGCGTCACCGTCGCCATTTGCGAGTGCGCTGCTGTTCAGCTACGTCGGCGCCTTCATGTACGAAGGCGACAGTCCGCTCGCCGAAAGACGCGCAGCGGCACTTTCTCTCGACTCCACACTGCTCGCCGAACTGTTGGGCCGCGTCGAATTGCGGGAGCTGCTCGACGGCAGTGTCATCGAGCAAGCCGAGCGTGAGCTGCAACGGCTGGTGCCGGAGCGCAAGGCAAAAGACCTCGAAGGTGTTGCTGATCTACTGCGCATGCTCGGCCCACTCACGACGGAGGAGGTAGCGGCGCGTTCCCTCGAAGACCCACACGCGTGGCTCGAAACGCTGGTGTCGGACAAACGCGCCCTTCATGTTTCGTTTGCCGGGCAACAGTGGTGGACAGCCATCGAAGACTCCGCCCGCTTGCGTGACGGCCTCGGAGTGCCCCTACCCATCGGCGTGCCCGCCGCATTCATAGAACCCGTGGATCAGCCGCTCGAGGACTTGTTGAGCCGCTATGCGCGCACGCACGGACCTTTCACGCTCGCCGACGCGGCCGCCAGATTCGGTATCGGCGTTTCGGTAGCGCGCGACGTTCTCGGCCGTCTGGCCTTGGAGAAGCGAGTACTCGAGGGTGAATTCCGGCCCGGATCAGCGGGGAGCGAATGGTGCGACGCCGAGGTTCTCCGGCGATTGCGTCGTCGCTCACTCGCTGCTGCCCGCGCGGATGTGGAACCGGTCAGCACCGCCACGCTGGGCCGCTTCCTCCCCAGCTGGCAGCATGTCGGTGGCACTCTCCGCGGCATCGACGGTGTTGCGACTGTCGTGGATCAGCTTGCCGGAGTTCCTATTCCGGCGTCGGCACTCGAATCGCTGATCCTGCCGAGTCGCATCCCCGACTACTCGCCGGCCATGCTCGACGAACTGACGTCGACGGGTGAAGTCCTGTGGTCGGGGTCCGGAGCCATCTCAGCCAAGGACGGATGGGTTGTCCTGCACCCGGCGGATCTTGCCCCGGCTACCCTCAATCCACCTGCCGACACCGATGTCTCGGACCTGCAGCGGCAAGTCCTCGACGTCCTGACCGCTGGTGGCGCCTACTTCTTCCGTCAATTGGCCGACGCGCTGGACAACCCGGAAGACGGCGCGCTCACGACCGCACTGTGGGAATTGGTGTGGCTCGGACACATCGGTAACGACACTCTGGCTCCCCTTCGGGCCCTACTGTCCGATACCACTCGAACCACAACCAGCCACCGCGCGCCGAGGCGTGTTCCCCGGGCCCGTCCCTATCGACGAATGATGCGTCCGGCGGTGCCCGCGCGCACCGGACCGGCCACCGCCGCCGGACGCTGGTTCCTGCTGCCGGCGGCCGAACCCGATCCGACGGTGCGGGCACACGCGACTGCGGACCTCCTGCTCGAACGTTACGGAGTTGTCACGCGTGGCAGCGTGGTCAGCGAGAACGTCCCCGGCGGATTTGCGTTGATCTACAAGGTACTCAGCACTTTCGAGGACAACGGCCGGGCCAGGCGCGGCTACTTCGTCGACACCTTGGGGGGTGCGCAGTTCTCCACACCAGCCGTCGTGGATCGCCTGCGTACGTTCGGGGAATCCATCGAGGGTCGCCATACCTCGTCTGCCACACTCACTCTTGCTGCCTGCGACCCCGCCAACCCGTACGGCGCGGCTCTCCCGTGGCCTGCATCGAACGCCGAAGAATCACCTGGTCACAGACCAGGCCGCAAAGCGGGCGCGCTTGTCGTTCTTGTCGAAGGCGAGCTGGTGCTCTATGTCGAACGCGGCGGTCGAACCATCCTCACGTTCACCGACGACCCCGGCGTACTCCGCACGGCAGCAACGTCTCTGGCTCAGATCGTGAAGAACAGGTCCGTCGAGAAGATCGTCGTCGAGAAGGTGAACGGAGAAACCATCCACGGCAACAATTTTGCGCCGGTCCTGGTCGAAGCCGGCTTTGCCGCCACCCCACGCGGTTTCAGGTTGAGATCGTGA
- a CDS encoding DNA-formamidopyrimidine glycosylase family protein, translating into MPEGDTVWQTANALRAALDGKVLTTCDVRVPRYATVDLTGARVDSVVSRGKHLLIRVGDASVHTHLKMEGSWQIYAPGERWHRPAHQARIILATEDAVAVGFSLGVTEVIERDQEGSVVGHLGPDLLGPDWDSTVAEDNLRAAGSAPIGVALLDQRVIAGLGNVYRNEICFLRGLHPRTPTDLVTDLGAVVDLSYRIIGANKSRRVRVTTGDTRPGRQTWVYGRRGKPCRRCGTRIREELLGPDQLTERQIFFCPSCQPITRD; encoded by the coding sequence ATGCCCGAAGGCGATACCGTCTGGCAGACCGCCAATGCGCTTCGCGCGGCACTCGACGGCAAGGTACTCACCACCTGCGACGTACGCGTCCCGCGATATGCCACCGTCGACCTGACCGGCGCACGTGTCGACTCCGTTGTCAGTCGCGGAAAGCACCTGTTGATCCGCGTCGGCGACGCCTCCGTTCACACCCATCTGAAGATGGAGGGCTCTTGGCAGATCTACGCACCGGGTGAGCGGTGGCATCGCCCCGCCCATCAGGCGCGCATCATTCTGGCCACCGAAGATGCTGTTGCCGTAGGTTTTTCGCTTGGCGTCACCGAAGTAATCGAACGCGACCAGGAAGGCTCCGTCGTCGGACATCTTGGTCCGGATCTCCTCGGCCCGGACTGGGACAGTACTGTTGCCGAGGACAATCTGCGCGCTGCGGGCTCCGCGCCGATCGGGGTGGCGCTGCTCGACCAACGGGTCATTGCCGGACTCGGCAACGTGTATCGCAATGAAATCTGTTTTCTCCGTGGGCTTCATCCACGAACTCCGACGGACCTGGTCACCGATCTCGGGGCGGTGGTCGACCTGTCGTACCGCATTATCGGTGCCAACAAGTCACGTCGCGTTCGGGTGACCACCGGCGATACCCGCCCGGGGCGACAGACATGGGTGTACGGCCGCCGCGGGAAACCGTGTCGGCGTTGCGGAACCCGAATCCGCGAAGAGCTGCTCGGACCCGACCAGCTCACCGAACGACAGATATTCTTCTGCCCCTCCTGCCAGCCGATTACGCGCGATTAG
- a CDS encoding TetR/AcrR family transcriptional regulator: MGIEERRAARRASLFDVGVTLLGAVDGPAVNVRAVCKAAGLTERYFYESFTDRDQYVVSVHSFVAERAQTALAAAVAMETGSEAIATAAVDTFVKLMVDDPAMGRVLLIAPLSEPVLGGRGIESMPAFVDLVYAQLSEISDPVEKQLTAVGLVGALFTLFIGYLDGTIDVSRDRFVAHCVRLLTKANRA; this comes from the coding sequence GTGGGTATCGAGGAACGGCGTGCAGCGCGACGGGCATCGCTGTTCGATGTGGGCGTGACGCTACTCGGGGCAGTCGACGGTCCGGCCGTCAACGTGCGAGCAGTCTGCAAGGCCGCCGGGCTGACGGAACGGTATTTCTACGAGAGCTTCACCGACCGCGACCAGTACGTGGTGTCGGTTCACTCGTTTGTGGCGGAGCGTGCCCAAACCGCACTGGCAGCAGCAGTGGCGATGGAAACCGGTTCCGAAGCGATTGCCACCGCAGCGGTCGATACCTTCGTGAAGTTGATGGTCGACGATCCCGCGATGGGGCGAGTGCTGTTGATCGCTCCGCTCTCCGAACCGGTTCTCGGCGGCCGTGGAATCGAATCGATGCCGGCCTTCGTGGACCTTGTGTACGCGCAGCTCTCCGAAATCAGTGATCCGGTGGAGAAGCAGCTGACTGCTGTGGGCTTGGTGGGTGCGCTGTTCACCCTGTTCATCGGATACCTCGACGGCACAATCGACGTGAGCCGTGATCGTTTTGTCGCGCACTGCGTCCGCCTGCTGACAAAAGCTAATCGCGCGTAA
- a CDS encoding oxygenase MpaB family protein, whose amino-acid sequence MRSQSDDVPTPTPLGPDSLTWKYFGDWRGMLQGVWAGSMQNMHPGLGAGVEEHSQFFDERWERLYRSLYPIAGVVFDGDRAQETAEQVRGYHTTIKGVDKLGRRYHALDPDTFYWAHATFFMGTIVTAENFSGGLTEAQKRQLFTEHIQWYRLYGMSMRPVPETWEAFQEYWDHMCRNVLEDNKATRDVLDLSGLGKPPFMTWLPEPIWRLARIPVARGFVWLTVGMYDQPVRDLLGYSWSERDARIHTVVGKAVNAVFHLVPWRYRYQPRARAGWDRATGRTTPDAPLVHTPARNLPPTTRRDSPMHYSPNV is encoded by the coding sequence ATGCGTAGTCAAAGTGATGACGTGCCGACACCGACACCGCTCGGGCCCGATTCTTTGACCTGGAAGTATTTCGGCGATTGGCGAGGCATGCTTCAGGGCGTGTGGGCGGGTTCGATGCAGAACATGCATCCAGGACTCGGGGCCGGCGTCGAGGAGCATTCGCAGTTCTTCGACGAGCGCTGGGAACGGCTGTACCGATCGCTCTACCCCATCGCCGGAGTTGTCTTCGACGGCGACAGGGCCCAGGAAACCGCTGAACAGGTACGCGGTTACCACACCACCATCAAGGGCGTCGACAAGCTGGGGCGCCGCTACCACGCCCTCGACCCGGACACCTTCTACTGGGCACACGCAACCTTCTTCATGGGCACAATCGTGACGGCGGAGAACTTTTCCGGCGGCCTCACCGAAGCACAGAAACGGCAGTTGTTCACCGAACACATCCAGTGGTATCGCCTCTACGGCATGAGCATGCGCCCCGTCCCCGAAACATGGGAGGCGTTCCAAGAGTACTGGGATCACATGTGCCGCAACGTTCTCGAAGACAACAAGGCCACGCGTGACGTGCTCGACCTCTCCGGCCTGGGTAAGCCGCCATTCATGACGTGGCTACCCGAGCCGATCTGGCGTCTCGCACGCATCCCCGTTGCCCGAGGCTTTGTGTGGCTGACTGTCGGCATGTACGACCAACCGGTGCGCGACCTACTCGGATACTCGTGGAGCGAGCGCGACGCGCGGATTCACACGGTCGTGGGCAAGGCCGTCAACGCGGTCTTCCACCTTGTCCCGTGGCGCTACCGCTATCAACCACGCGCTCGCGCAGGCTGGGACCGAGCCACGGGCAGGACTACTCCCGATGCCCCACTCGTTCACACACCGGCCCGAAATCTGCCTCCCACAACGCGCCGAGACAGTCCGATGCACTACAGCCCAAATGTCTGA